In a genomic window of Acidilobus saccharovorans 345-15:
- a CDS encoding DEAD/DEAH box helicase, protein MTEALLRPELIGLMKRRGWKGLTELQERAARAILAGKNVLIMAPTGEGKTEAALLPLLTRLTNEGNVMPVSILYVTPMRALINDLHRRISYWAEPLGLRVAKKHGDVPSSERYLRLRNPPHVLLTTPESLEIDLDWAPKFREYYRNVKAVIVDEVHELLSSKRGAQLLLLLERLARLAGDFQRIGLSATIGNPGKALALLRGSSRRESELVSGGGNRGFLFEVRYIDGAKDPWPKVAEIASSESSGPTLIFTNSRYVAEKLSHELQKGKLENVYVHHSSVSAEVREMVEEKLRRGEGCLVVCTKTLELGIDVGSIRKVIQVRAPGSVAALIQRTGRSFHRLGGTSMGLIITTDPVDLAEALAETRLATSGYVEDEILDVAPADVIAKEVVGSALSKDPGLTVEELYKTLKGSPIFKLSHEEFLSLIKYMKVNGVIDVDDKGSIRVGGTFYRIWRLRNGSDRPWSPRDFSDFFSTIPKRDMFAVRSPDSVIGYIDAYFVYRNLRVGDVIRLAGSAWEVSRIDEVNERVDVIPAKGSGEIPLWKGEGLTRSKEVSEEFYRVILDDGWRGYESGRVLEAIGSWYKSRGITIGPHDIAYERVENEQVLLGPFGSKLAETLGVLLVFLAAKSKGLDAYYRPSFFGVSVNMGDRDALSALMELGPEEVREAIYEALDYLPIFHERLAEAKYDLGKLGEVNKERDSTLIDEVKKFIINKELDVEGAIKFVEGLRKRYIKVHVIKDGPSPLSQELLSLPPVRLWVQDLAKRIAELLKDWAFTSIEIAEELKLSEKTVLNKLKDMRRPEYNDLRVIAFLDVNSDEWRWTLASSFNDIASSEDFAESFTPLDLNAELKVTAKKGYTWEPRETIVKPKDVVDRWNLILPYVAGTDEIYELKVSMAGYYGADYESSVTYHYVNANHAKLLILNAAAYLQRHSSSVGKVSV, encoded by the coding sequence ATGACTGAGGCGCTGCTGAGACCAGAGCTAATAGGCCTGATGAAGAGGAGGGGCTGGAAAGGCCTCACGGAGCTGCAGGAGAGGGCAGCGAGGGCTATACTGGCTGGCAAGAACGTGCTCATTATGGCTCCCACCGGCGAGGGCAAGACCGAGGCCGCCCTACTCCCCCTCCTCACCAGGCTTACCAACGAAGGGAACGTGATGCCCGTGAGCATACTTTATGTAACGCCGATGAGGGCGCTCATAAACGACCTCCACAGGAGGATAAGCTACTGGGCTGAGCCCCTCGGGCTGAGGGTGGCCAAGAAACACGGCGACGTGCCCAGCTCTGAGAGGTACCTTAGGCTTAGGAACCCGCCTCACGTGCTCTTAACGACGCCTGAGAGCCTCGAGATAGACTTAGACTGGGCCCCCAAGTTCAGGGAGTACTACCGTAACGTCAAGGCAGTTATTGTGGACGAGGTCCATGAGCTGCTCTCATCGAAGAGGGGAGCGCAGCTCCTCCTGCTGCTTGAAAGGCTTGCGAGGCTGGCAGGGGACTTCCAGAGGATAGGGCTCTCAGCAACCATTGGTAACCCTGGGAAGGCACTAGCATTGCTCAGGGGCAGCAGCAGGAGGGAGTCAGAGCTGGTGAGCGGTGGCGGGAACCGTGGATTCCTATTTGAGGTGAGATACATAGATGGGGCCAAGGACCCGTGGCCCAAGGTAGCGGAGATAGCGTCCTCGGAGTCCTCAGGACCGACGCTGATATTTACTAACAGCAGGTACGTGGCCGAGAAGCTCAGTCACGAGCTTCAGAAAGGCAAGCTAGAGAACGTCTATGTGCATCACTCCAGCGTCTCGGCCGAGGTCAGGGAGATGGTTGAGGAGAAGCTGAGGCGCGGCGAGGGCTGCCTGGTGGTTTGCACCAAGACGTTAGAGCTAGGGATAGACGTAGGGTCCATAAGGAAGGTCATCCAGGTTCGCGCCCCAGGCTCGGTGGCCGCGCTCATACAGAGAACAGGAAGGAGCTTCCACAGGCTGGGCGGCACTTCCATGGGCCTGATAATAACGACTGACCCAGTGGACCTGGCAGAGGCGTTAGCCGAGACTAGACTTGCAACAAGCGGCTATGTTGAGGACGAAATATTGGACGTAGCGCCAGCTGACGTTATTGCAAAAGAAGTGGTTGGAAGCGCGCTGTCAAAGGACCCCGGCCTCACTGTGGAGGAGCTTTACAAGACCCTAAAGGGTTCCCCCATCTTTAAGTTAAGCCATGAGGAGTTCCTCTCCCTGATTAAGTATATGAAGGTGAACGGCGTAATCGACGTTGATGATAAGGGCTCGATAAGGGTTGGGGGCACCTTCTACAGGATCTGGAGGCTCCGCAACGGCTCGGACAGGCCCTGGTCCCCGAGGGACTTCAGCGACTTCTTCTCTACTATTCCCAAGAGGGACATGTTTGCGGTGAGATCGCCCGATTCCGTTATCGGCTACATCGACGCTTACTTTGTTTACCGTAACTTAAGGGTTGGCGACGTGATAAGGCTTGCAGGGAGCGCCTGGGAAGTCTCAAGAATAGACGAGGTTAACGAGCGCGTTGACGTGATCCCTGCCAAGGGCTCCGGCGAGATACCCCTCTGGAAGGGCGAAGGTCTGACTAGATCAAAGGAGGTTTCAGAGGAGTTCTACAGGGTTATCCTGGACGACGGCTGGCGCGGCTACGAATCGGGCCGCGTGCTAGAAGCTATAGGCTCGTGGTATAAGTCGAGGGGAATAACGATAGGCCCCCACGACATAGCCTATGAGAGGGTTGAGAATGAGCAGGTGCTCCTAGGCCCCTTCGGCTCAAAGCTAGCCGAAACCCTGGGAGTTTTACTCGTATTTTTAGCTGCGAAGAGCAAGGGCCTTGACGCTTACTACAGGCCCTCGTTCTTCGGCGTAAGCGTTAACATGGGTGACCGTGACGCGCTGTCGGCATTAATGGAGCTAGGGCCCGAGGAGGTCAGGGAGGCCATCTATGAGGCCCTTGACTACCTTCCAATATTTCACGAGAGGCTCGCTGAGGCAAAGTACGACCTGGGCAAGCTAGGCGAAGTAAACAAAGAAAGGGACAGCACGCTAATAGATGAGGTCAAAAAGTTTATAATAAATAAGGAACTGGACGTCGAAGGCGCTATAAAGTTCGTAGAGGGTCTCAGGAAGCGCTACATAAAAGTGCATGTTATAAAGGATGGACCCTCGCCCTTGTCGCAGGAGCTCCTCTCGCTGCCGCCCGTGAGGCTCTGGGTTCAGGACCTGGCGAAGAGAATTGCCGAGCTGCTTAAAGACTGGGCCTTCACCTCAATAGAAATTGCTGAGGAACTTAAGCTCTCTGAGAAGACCGTGCTCAACAAGTTGAAGGACATGAGACGTCCTGAGTACAATGATCTGAGGGTAATCGCGTTCCTCGATGTCAACAGCGACGAGTGGAGGTGGACCCTGGCCTCCTCATTCAATGATATAGCGTCATCGGAGGACTTTGCAGAGAGCTTCACGCCTCTGGACCTTAACGCTGAGCTTAAGGTGACTGCTAAGAAGGGGTACACGTGGGAGCCCAGGGAGACCATAGTGAAGCCTAAGGACGTAGTGGACAGGTGGAACTTAATCTTGCCATATGTAGCGGGCACTGATGAGATATACGAGCTAAAGGTCTCTATGGCGGGCTATTATGGCGCAGATTACGAGAGCTCTGTCACGTATCATTACGTCAATGCCAATCACGCAAAGCTTCTAATCTTAAACGCTGCCGCATACCTGCAGAGGCACAGCAGCTCTGTCGGGAAGGTGTCGGTGTAA
- a CDS encoding nicotinamide-nucleotide adenylyltransferase: MKQFKRLVFPGRFQPPHLGHISAIKYALELADELIVIIGSAQDSFSLKNPLTAGERLQLLRTVLAHELGDDYCKRVSIIPVTDIEMNKVWVQYLRMLLGEFDGVVSGNPLVLQLFRDAGLAAVEQPMFNRSECSGTRIRELILQGSSTWASCVPPYLLPELERLNFVGRLRSLASEG, translated from the coding sequence TTGAAGCAGTTTAAGAGGCTGGTGTTTCCAGGCAGGTTTCAGCCCCCGCACTTAGGGCACATAAGCGCTATAAAGTACGCCCTTGAACTTGCCGACGAGCTGATCGTTATAATCGGCAGCGCCCAGGACAGCTTCTCACTAAAGAACCCGCTGACTGCAGGCGAGAGGCTTCAGCTCCTTAGGACCGTGCTAGCTCACGAGCTTGGCGACGACTACTGCAAGAGGGTTTCGATAATACCAGTTACGGATATAGAGATGAACAAGGTCTGGGTCCAGTACCTTAGGATGCTGCTCGGGGAGTTTGACGGCGTGGTCTCAGGCAACCCGCTGGTCTTGCAGCTCTTCAGGGATGCGGGGCTGGCCGCCGTAGAGCAGCCCATGTTCAACAGGAGCGAGTGCAGCGGGACCAGGATCAGGGAGCTGATACTTCAGGGCTCCAGCACGTGGGCCTCCTGCGTCCCACCTTACCTGCTGCCCGAGCTCGAAAGGCTCAACTTCGTTGGCAGGCTGCGCAGCCTAGCCTCTGAGGGCTAG
- a CDS encoding RsmB/NOP family class I SAM-dependent RNA methyltransferase: protein MPKQSERWDRSDEVIFSDRSTPEARRLAQKYGYLPYIVERYLELLGDEAEDLLEANEVPMPETLRCNDFKISCGELESRLGEAGFELERVPFLPHGYHVISSPISPGATHEYLKGYYYLQDPGSMLIVYVMNPRPSATILDMAAAPGGKSTQILQLTRDSSLLIAVEPKRERIKALRSNLQRMGFSNYILIRSDARFLSLDTKPAQVLLDAPSSGEGIIRKDKNRKTKTSISDLRRIHELQVELLNRALSIVSPGGTVTYAACSTAVEEGEYTVHKVLADKDYVTTERPFGFPLSKPFEEYRGVIFDDRVKGCGRLFPHKQGTEGFFICKLRRLD, encoded by the coding sequence TTGCCTAAGCAGAGCGAGCGGTGGGACAGAAGTGATGAAGTAATATTCAGCGACAGGTCAACACCCGAGGCCAGGAGGCTGGCCCAGAAGTACGGGTACCTGCCATACATAGTAGAGAGGTACCTGGAGCTGTTAGGGGACGAGGCTGAGGACCTCCTGGAGGCCAATGAAGTTCCCATGCCTGAGACCCTCAGGTGTAACGACTTTAAGATAAGCTGCGGGGAGCTCGAGTCAAGGCTAGGGGAGGCCGGCTTTGAGCTTGAGAGGGTGCCGTTCCTTCCACACGGCTACCACGTGATAAGCTCCCCCATAAGCCCTGGGGCGACTCATGAGTACTTGAAGGGTTATTATTACCTTCAGGACCCGGGCTCCATGCTTATAGTTTACGTTATGAACCCAAGGCCCTCAGCCACAATACTTGACATGGCCGCTGCCCCTGGGGGTAAGTCGACGCAGATATTGCAGCTCACCAGGGACTCCTCCCTGCTAATAGCGGTGGAACCCAAGAGGGAGAGGATTAAGGCGCTCAGGTCGAACTTACAGAGGATGGGCTTTAGCAACTACATACTGATAAGGTCAGATGCCAGGTTCCTAAGCCTGGACACTAAGCCAGCGCAGGTGCTCCTTGACGCCCCGTCAAGCGGTGAAGGCATTATAAGGAAGGACAAGAACAGAAAGACGAAGACCTCCATCTCAGACCTAAGGAGAATACATGAGCTTCAGGTGGAACTCCTCAACAGGGCGTTGTCCATAGTGAGCCCCGGCGGAACCGTGACATATGCCGCCTGCTCGACGGCCGTCGAGGAGGGCGAATACACCGTGCATAAGGTCCTTGCTGATAAGGATTACGTGACCACTGAGAGGCCCTTTGGGTTTCCCCTAAGTAAGCCCTTCGAGGAGTACAGAGGCGTAATATTTGATGACAGGGTGAAGGGCTGCGGCAGGCTGTTCCCCCACAAGCAAGGCACGGAGGGGTTCTTCATATGCAAGCTAAGGCGCCTAGACTGA
- a CDS encoding FKBP-type peptidyl-prolyl cis-trans isomerase, which produces MAFKDGDFVLINYVISVKDGDREIVEDTNKEDVAKSAGIYDSNRRYEPYLVVVGRSQVIKAIDEQLRDMDVGQRKEFIATPDKAYGPYRNDLIIRLPIKQLNRYGIPPVVGRRVEVGGRIGVIRSVTERFAYIDFNHPLAGRDLKVELEVVGKLETLDDKVKYLVTRYMPLDRNSISVSQQGEGSIELQLPQEVLGLSDLESRLQLLLGDLSSLLGIKGVKLVVNVTLSQQGASASGQQASQQQQEAQATPQS; this is translated from the coding sequence TTGGCATTTAAGGACGGGGACTTCGTGCTAATAAACTATGTGATAAGTGTTAAGGATGGCGACAGGGAGATAGTGGAGGACACTAACAAGGAAGATGTTGCCAAGAGCGCGGGCATCTACGACTCTAACAGGCGATACGAGCCTTACCTGGTAGTCGTAGGCAGGAGCCAGGTGATAAAGGCTATAGATGAACAGCTCAGGGACATGGATGTAGGCCAAAGGAAGGAGTTCATCGCGACGCCAGACAAGGCCTATGGCCCCTACCGCAACGACCTAATTATAAGGCTTCCCATAAAGCAGCTCAACAGGTACGGCATTCCGCCAGTGGTTGGGCGCCGCGTGGAGGTTGGAGGCAGAATAGGAGTTATAAGAAGCGTCACAGAAAGGTTCGCTTACATAGACTTTAACCATCCGCTTGCAGGCAGGGACCTGAAGGTGGAACTTGAAGTTGTTGGAAAGCTAGAGACCCTCGATGACAAGGTGAAGTACCTGGTCACAAGGTATATGCCTCTCGACAGGAACTCAATAAGTGTCTCGCAGCAGGGGGAGGGCTCCATAGAGCTTCAGCTGCCCCAGGAGGTGCTTGGGCTGTCAGATCTCGAATCAAGGCTTCAGCTGCTGCTCGGGGACCTCTCGTCATTGCTTGGCATAAAGGGTGTCAAACTTGTTGTAAACGTCACTTTGAGCCAGCAGGGCGCGTCGGCCTCAGGGCAGCAGGCTTCGCAGCAACAGCAGGAGGCCCAGGCTACCCCACAATCTTAA
- a CDS encoding PUA domain-containing protein, producing MGLTDDMLKKLKEFAEALGLPMSAIATRPYYLEVPDGNYYDIFDVTSRVEEAVSRLPSLYSVGLYLGYIDKEGFHPGLPLAQRLASKCFVSTDCTVLDEYGAKVFLYGKEVTEEHIVKFKEGVSVVLDTSLEPLGWGFGSYIRLKSRRVTRVEPVKDLGWYLRRGG from the coding sequence ATGGGGCTCACTGACGACATGCTTAAAAAGCTAAAGGAGTTCGCCGAAGCCTTAGGTCTCCCCATGTCTGCCATAGCGACAAGGCCCTATTACCTTGAGGTTCCTGATGGCAATTATTATGATATATTTGACGTCACGAGCCGCGTTGAAGAGGCTGTGAGCAGGCTGCCCTCCCTGTACTCTGTAGGCTTATACCTAGGCTACATTGACAAGGAAGGCTTTCACCCTGGACTCCCCCTGGCTCAAAGGCTTGCCAGTAAATGCTTTGTCTCCACGGACTGCACGGTGCTAGACGAATATGGAGCCAAGGTGTTCCTTTATGGTAAGGAGGTTACGGAGGAGCACATAGTTAAGTTTAAGGAGGGGGTCTCTGTGGTCCTCGACACATCCCTGGAGCCACTGGGGTGGGGGTTTGGATCCTACATTAGGCTTAAATCCAGGCGTGTAACCAGGGTTGAGCCAGTGAAGGACCTGGGCTGGTATCTAAGGAGGGGAGGGTAA
- a CDS encoding adenosine-specific kinase gives MNGVELEVIDIPIPEGANVIIGRSHFIKTTEDLYEALVTSSPGIKFGLAFCEASGKRLVRREGNDEELVKTATEACLKIGAGHVFVIYIRNAYPINVLNAIKQVQEVVSIDVATANPVKVVVADLGESRALLGVSDGFKPLGVESEEDVKERREFLRKIGYKL, from the coding sequence GTGAACGGTGTGGAGCTTGAGGTTATAGACATCCCCATACCTGAGGGAGCCAATGTAATCATAGGCAGAAGCCACTTCATCAAGACCACTGAGGACCTCTATGAGGCCCTGGTCACCTCCTCGCCTGGCATAAAGTTTGGCCTCGCCTTCTGTGAGGCCTCCGGCAAAAGGCTAGTTAGAAGGGAGGGCAACGACGAGGAGCTAGTCAAGACCGCCACTGAGGCCTGCCTTAAGATAGGGGCAGGCCACGTCTTCGTAATATACATAAGGAACGCTTACCCCATAAATGTACTCAACGCCATAAAGCAGGTGCAGGAGGTGGTTTCCATAGACGTGGCCACCGCAAACCCCGTCAAGGTCGTAGTTGCTGACCTAGGCGAAAGCAGGGCCCTGCTAGGAGTCAGTGATGGGTTTAAGCCACTCGGTGTTGAGAGTGAAGAGGACGTGAAGGAGAGAAGGGAGTTCCTGAGGAAGATAGGTTATAAGCTATGA
- a CDS encoding ribbon-helix-helix domain-containing protein: MCVKLVTVKMPELYVKAIDELVKEEKFTNRSEVIRVAVRELLKRELWGESLLNEGELSTSAEVAEV; this comes from the coding sequence ATGTGCGTGAAGCTGGTAACTGTAAAGATGCCTGAGCTCTATGTAAAGGCTATAGATGAGCTGGTCAAGGAGGAGAAGTTTACAAACAGGAGCGAGGTAATAAGGGTGGCCGTAAGGGAACTTCTTAAAAGGGAGCTGTGGGGGGAGAGCCTGTTAAACGAAGGCGAGCTGTCAACGTCGGCGGAGGTAGCAGAAGTCTAA